TTCCTTTCTCATTGATTTGCTTTAGGTTTGTTTTCCTATCCATTCTTGCTTCATTTTTTTTCAAAAGTAACAAAAAGAGAAACAAAAAGAAATAAAAGATAATAAAAAGGAGTCTTTAGAGTTTCTTTTCCTGATTATTTGATGTAGTTTTGTGGAAAAAGGAAACTTCCATGACAATTGCAGAACGGCATAAGTATATTTTAAATGAGCTGAACAAAAATGGTTTTGTCAGCGTGGCTGAGCTTAGTAGGGATTTGGATGTTACCATGGTGACTATCCGTAAGGATCTAAAGATATTGGAAGACAAGGGTCTTCTTTACCGTTCTCATGGTTCCGCAACCCCTGTTTCCCCTTATGTCAATGATAGGTCCGTTAGTGAAAAGAAATTGGTTCGTGTTGAGGAAAAGACAAAAATTGCATTGTTTGCCAAAGACCTGGTGGATGAGAATGATGCCATCATCATAGGTTCTGGTACAACGGTTGTGGCATTTGCACAGGCTATTCCAAAAAACAAAAAATTGACTGTATTGACCGCAGCAATGAATGTTACTCTTGCTTTGATAGACGCCCCCGAGGTGGAGATTGTCCAATTGGGAGGGGTGGTCAGAAAAAGCAGCAGTTCAGTAGTAGGACACTATGCAGAAGAGATGCTGAAACAGTTTGCCTGCTCAAAATTATTTTTAAGTGTAGATGGCATCAGTTTGGATTACGGATTGACTACTTCCCATATAATGGAAGCGCATTTGAATGCCCAAATGATCAGGACCGCCCAAAAGACTATTGTTCTGGCGGATTCCAGTAAATTTGGAAAAAAAGGTTTCGGTAAAATCTGTAACCTGGAGGACATTGATATGATCATCACGGATTCGGGCATTCCTGAACTCTACAAGGAAAGGCTGGAAGAGATGGGGATTGAGGTTAGGATAGTTTAAAGTTATTTTTAAGGGTAAATTTTTTTGCCTTCGATACTCCTAATTTTCGCTGTTTCCTGCTTTCATGTATGGAATGGATTTTTTTAAATACCTCTATTTTCTATTATGATTATCCGCTTGTATACAAGTAGGGGCAAATGCTCGCAATAACAAGTCTATCAAAGAGTTTTTTACCAAAGTATCTTCGGTTTAGTTTATAACAGAATTCATTGAGATAGTTTTGAAGCATCTTTTCTGAAACCATATGGTACTTCTGTAAATCCCTTTTAAGGTTGCTTATTGCTATATGTGCCCATTTGAGGTTGAACTTGCCCTCTTTTGTGGAAGATAATTCGCTCACGTGAACATCGATACAATCTTCTAGGTTAGCATAAGTCGTACTTTCATCAGTTTGGAGCACGGCTTTTTTGTCAATCAGTCCTTTTATCAGTTTTTCGGCTGTTTTTGCCTTCAAGTTATCTATTTTGACCATCTTGAAATATCTGCAGCTTTTGTCCTTTTCTCCAGTAATTAGGTCTTCAAGAATAGATGATTCAGCCATAACAGCGACAGTAGCTTGTTTTTGGCTTCCACGGCCTTTCTTCAGCTTCGTCTTTTCCGAAGATTTTGTTGCCTTGCTTACAAAAGCCTCATCATATTCAACCATATCTTCTAGTTTATATTGGTTGTCACGTTTACCCATTGCTTCCCGGAGCTTGTGATACAGTCTGAAAACAGTCTCGTATCTGCTATGACCCATCTGCCTCTGTAGTTCAAGGCAGCTAAATCCCTTCTTGGTTGCGCTTACAAGAGTCATTGCAAGCAACCAAGTCCTCAATGGTAACTTGCTGTTTTCCATAATAGTACCATTTTTCAGTCCTGTCCTAAATTTACAATGTTTACATTGGAACATATTGAGAGAATTAAGCCAGTAGTGATCCTTGGAATTACAATTCTTGCAAATGACACCTTCTCTTTCTCTTTGTTCCTTCAAGTAATGGATGCAACTTGCCTCATCAGGATATCTTTCATTGAATTGTAGAATATTCATGGCCTTCTTATTTATTTACAGCCAATTAAACACTTACAATTCAGCCCTGAAAGTTATTGACACTTATTGTCAAAGTATAAAATTTGCCCACTTGTATGTAGGCGGATATTCATATTTTCTATTCATTAAATCATAAATCGTGGTTTAAAGCTCCCGAAATCGATTTCGTAAATTCATGTTGCTGATGGGTAAATGCGCCTACTATTACCCTTAAATTTAATGCAGTTACAGAATTTATTGGAAGTTAAAACAAGGAAATCAGAAACAGGTAATCATCAGTTTTTCTTTTCTGGTTTAGCTTTCATTAGGTTCTGAAATACTACAACAACCAATCTATCTACAACAAAACCCATTAACCATGAGAAAAATGATCTACAAGAAATTGGGTCTTTTTGTTCTTTTCCTGACACTTGCTATGCAGGCCAATGGGCAGGGAAGGATCATAAGAGGTACCGTTACAGATGACAAAGGGGAGCCCATCCCCGGCACCACTGTGGCAGTAAAAGGAACCTCCATCGGAACTGTAGCCGATATGGATGGTAATTATTCTATCAATGCACCGGATGCAGGGGTGCTGGTTTTTTCCTTCATTGGTTTTCAGACCAGGGAAATTACCATTGGCAATCAAACTACCATTAACGTTCAGCTGGCCCAACAAGTTTCCGATTTAGGTGAAGTAGTGGTGGTGGGCTATGGTGTACAAAGAAAGTCTGACCTTACAGGTTCTGTTTCATCTGTCGGAGAACGTGAAATCAAACAGGTGGCAGTAGCATCATTAGACCAAGCCTTACAGGGTAGGGCTGCTGGTGTTCAGGTAACACAGGCTTCAGCAGCTCCAGGTGGTGGAGTTTCGATCAGGATCCGTGGAGGCAACTCCATCAATGCCTCAAATGAACCTTTGTATGTCATTGACGGTATTCCTTTTTTCCCTAACAATGCAACTGTGGCGCCAGGAACATCCGGTGGAGGCCAGCCTCAAAATGCCTTGGCCAATATCAACCCGGGAGATATTGAATCCATGGAAATTTTGAAAGATGCTTCCGCAACAGCTATTTATGGTTCAAGGGGTGCAAATGGTGTAGTAATTATTACTACCAAGCGGGGCAAGGCAGGTGCCACGAATGTAGATTTTGAAAGTTACTATGGGGTACAGCAAGTATCGAGAACCATCCCATTATTGAATGCAGAAGAGTTTGCCATTATAGCAAATGAAGCAAGGGTGGGAAGAGGTCAATCCCCCATTTTTTCAGCAGAGCAAATTGCAAGTTTCAGAAATAACAGTACGGATTGGCAAAGTGAAGTTTTCCGGGATGCTCCCATTCAAAATCATCAGGTTACTGTTTCCGGAGGGGATGCCAAAACCAGATTTGCCATTTCAGGAAACTACTTCAATCAGGAAGGGGTGATACTCAATTCAGGATTTTCAAGAGGATCGGTAAGGGTTAATTTGGATAAAACCATTAACAATAAAGTTACTGTAGGTAACTCCCTCACCATTTCCAGAGCTACCAATAACCAACAGGTGACCGATATAACCAGAGGTGGTGTGGTCAATGCAGCATTGGTGTTTTCCCCAACCCTTCCTGTCTTTGATGCAGATGGAAATTTCACTTTTGACAACAGTTCAATTCCCGGATCACAGCAGGTAGGCAATCCGGTTCAGGATGCTTTGGAAACATTGAATAAAACCGTTACCAACAGGGTATTGGGCAACGTTTTTATGGAATGGAAAGTAATCGATAATTTATTGTTCCGTGCCTCAGGAGGTGTGGACTTCCAAACAGGAAGAAGGGATTTTTATGCGCCCAGCACCAACAACAGGGGAAGAAATGCCTTTGGTTCGGCATTGGTGGAAACCAAAAATGTATTCAGCCCGGTAGGAACTTTTACCCTGAATTACGACAAAAAATTTGATAAGAACAGTTACTTAATTCTTTTAGCCGGTTATGAAAGTCAGTCCCAAATGGTGGACTTTGTGGGTGCACAAGCCACCAATTTCCCAACAGATGCTTTGGGATCGGACAATTTGGGTTTGGGCCAAATAGTAGGAACCCCCTTTTCTGGAAGAAGCTTATGGAGATTGGATTCCTGGTTTGGAAGGGTCAATTATACCCTCTTTGAAAAATTCCTTTTCACAGGAACTTTCAGGGCCGACGGCTCTTCTAGATTTGGCGCAGGCAACAAATGGGGGTATTTCCCTTCTGCCGCTGTTGGGTATAACATGAGCAATGAGCCTTTTGTGAATAATATCAAGTGGCTAAGCACTTTGAAAGTTACTACAAGCTGGGGCTTGACCGGTAATCAGGAAATTGGCTTGTATCAATCACTTTCCCAACTGAATACGGAAAGGAATGCTTTTGGTAATGTGATAGCTATCGGCTTAGCCCCTGGAAGAATCCCTAATCCGGATTTGAGATGGGAGAAGACCAATCAGGTCAATGTGGGTTTAGAGGTTGGTTTAATTGAGGACAGGATATTCTTTGAAGCAGCAGGTTACTACAAAAGAACTCAAGACTTATTATTACCGCTTGATCTGCCAAGGTCTACAGGATTTGCTACTATTCTTACTAATATTGGAAGTGTTGAAAATAAAGGTCTTGAGTTGTCAGTCAACAGCAACAACTTAACCGGAAAATTGAAATGGGTCACCAATGCCAACATTACTTTTAACAGGAATACCGTTTTGGCACTTGGTCCTGGAGAAACTTTCAGGTTAGCGCCAGGGACTGGTGATGGACACTTACAGATTGCCAATTCCAGTATTTTGCAGGTAGGTGCTCCAGTGGGAAGCTTTTTTGGGATGGTAACCAACGGAATCATCCAATCAGGTGAGCAAGTTATCCCGGGTAGCAGTTCTTTCGGTTCTGTAGGTCCTGGTGATATCCGCTATGTGGATGTCAATGGGGATGGAAGAATTGATAACAACGACAGGACTATCATTGGCAATCCACAACCTAAGTTCTTTTACGGGATGAACAATAACTTCACCTATAAAAACTTTGACCTTTCCATATTTATCAATGGAACTTATGGAAACGATGTTTGGAATGTCAATAGCCACGAATTGTACAGAAATGATGGTGCTACAAATAACGTGAGAGGGGTTCTCAACCGTTGGACTCCTGAAAACCCAAGCAATGAATGGCCGAGTTCAAGAACCAGACCATTTGTGCTATCTGATAGGCATATTGAAAACGCATCATTCCTGAGGGTCAGAAATGTTACTTTAGGTTATAATTTACCGGTTGGTAATGTGACTTGGCTAAGGTCATGCAGGGTTTATCTACAGGGTCAAAATATCCTGACATTTACCAATTATTCCGGATTTGATCCAGAGGTAAACTCTTTAGGACAGAATCCTATAGGCATTGGTATCGATAGAGGTACGTTCCCGATGGCCAGATCATTTATCATGGGTGTTAATTTTGGTTTATAGTATCCATCCGTCTAAGTCAAAATTTAAAACATAAGAAAATGAAAATCAGAAATATATATTTATCAGGGATAGTGTTGGCAGGAATGCTGTTCAATTCTTGCGAGGATCCCTTACAAGAGCAGGTATTCAGTTTTATTGCACCTGAGAATTTCTACAGGACTTCAACTGATGCAGAAGCCGCTTTGGTCGGCGTGTATGCCGGATTCAGGTTGATCCACATGTATGACAGACAGTATATGATAGGAGATATGGGTTCTGACGATACCTTTACAGGTGAATTCAGGGGCAATCAGGATAGGATTCAGATTGATGAATTTACAGTGGATCCAAATAACGGAATACTAAGGGATAGATTTGAAAATGCCTATATTACTATTAACAGGGCAAATGCAGTGATCAGTAGGGTTCCTTCAATCGATATGAACCCACAATTAAGGGATAATATTGTAAACCAAGCACGTTTTTTAAGGGCGTTTCTTTACTTTGATCTTGTCCAGTTATTTGGCGCTGTTCCATTAAAAATCGAAGAAACTTTAAATGTAAACAATGTGGCAAGTCCAAGGGTAGATGCCAACAGGATTTATGATGAAGTCATCATCCCCGATTTGCAAGCCGCAGAGAATTTACCCGCTACACAAAGATTGCAGGGACAGGTGACCAATACTTCCGCCAAAGCCATGCTCGCCAGGGTTTACTTGACGAGGGCCGGTAATAACCCGAATTCTCCTTTTTGGGCTTTGGCCAGGGACAAGGCATTGGAAGTTATGAATTCCGGTCAGCACAGACTTCTAAGTTCATACAGTGATGTATTTCAGCTGGTAAATCAAAATAGCGCAGAGCACCTTTTCTCCATCCAATTTAGTGCTATGCAAGGAGTTGGAAGTACTTTCCAAGAATTCTTTATGCCCCGGGGGATTAATTCAACTACTGGTAATGGTAATGGGGTAAATGAGCCTACTCCTGATATCGTTCAGGCTTTTGAGCCCAATGATCTCAGGTTCAATACTGCTTTTCTTTTGCAACTGCCTTTGGCGAATGGAACGGTGAATAATTACAGCCCGACCGGGAATTGCCAGGGAATCCCATCCCCTTGTATTCCCCAGCCTTATATAGGTAAGTATCTTGAACTTACTCCTCCTAGAGGAAATCTGAATTATCCCATCATAAGGTATTCTGATGTCCTACTGATGTACGCAGAGGCTGCCAATGAAGCAGAAGGCGGTCCATCTTCCGCTGCGTATGCTGCCATCAATCAGGTGAGAAACCGGGCTGGGTTACCGGATTTAGCCCCTGGGATGAGCCAGGCTCAATTTAGGGAGGCTGTAAGGAAGGAAAGAAGGGTGGAATTGGCCTTCGAAGGTATACGACGGTATGATCTGGTCAGATGGGGTACTCTATTGGAAGTTACAAGAAGCCATTTCCAAAGATTTTATCCAACCTTGACAGGGAATGTCAGGGACCATCATATGCTGTTCCCTATTCCACAGAGAGAAATAGACCTGAATCCGGGAATCAGCTTGTCGGATCAAAACCCAGGGTATTAACAATAAAATCTATCCCCAACTGCTAAAAGTTGGGGATAATTTTTTTATTTCAGGAGCTATGAATCCAATAACCTGGTCACCAATTAACAGATATACTAATTGAAGTCTTTGTAGACTCTCCTTTCCACCTTGGAACTCCCGTCTTTTTCCAAGGTCACCACAAAAATAAAATCGTATTCAATATCCTCGAGTTCCGGGAATTTATCCCCTTCCTGAACAAAATAATTGGCTACATGGTGAATGGTGTTGCTATGGCCAATCACCAAGGCATTTCCCTTTCTTTGGCGGAGTTCTTTGACCAGATCATCGTGTTTTTTCACATCGTAAATTTCAATGCTAAGACCAGACTGGGCTTCAATTAAGGGTTGGGCAGTAGCCTTTGTCCGTATAAAGTCAGTACTGAAAATGTGTTGGATTTTTTGATCAGCCAGGATCTGTGCCAGTTTCTTTGCCCTCACAGTGCCGGCCACACTGAGTTGCGGATCATCTCCCACCAATTGCTTTTCCGCATGGCGGACCAGGAAAATGGTTTTGGGTTCCTGTTTTGGGGAACAAAACTGGAAGGAAACAATAAGTAGAAGCGCCGTAATCGGCTGATTGAAACGCTTCAATATCTTAATCATATTCATCATAATCTGTTTGGTTTTATCATCGGGACCGTATAGCTGAGATTTGGATTTGATGGCTTAAAAATAAAAATCAAAGGCAATAATATCTCCTATATTCAAGTCATAAATGCAACACTAAGGGTTTAAGGGAAGGAACCTGGGTTCCTTCCCTTAGGCTGAAAATATTAATTTTGTGTTGTCATGAATAAATTTAAACATCTCAGCCAGGAACAAAGGTACCAAATAGAGGCTTTATTTAGAAACGGAACTTCCCAGACCAAAATCGCTGCGATTATCGGTGTCAACAAAAGTACTGTATCCAGAGAACTTCAAAGAAATACCGGCAAGAGGGGCCGTTATAGCGGTGAATATAAGGCTGCAGTTGCCCAGAACCGTACAGACGAAAGACATAGACTCAAGAGAAAGCGAATCAAATTTACCGAGTCCCTTAAAGAAGAGGCCCGCAAATTCCTTGTTGTTGACAAATTGAGCCCAGAGCTAATATCGGTCACCTGGAAGAAACAAGGTAAAGAAGGGGTTTGTCATGAGACACTCTACAACTGGATATTTACTGCCAAAAAAAGTAGCCATTGGAGATACCGAAGGGACAGGGAGCTTTACAAGAATCTCCGGCATGGTAAAAGAAAGCGTAAGAGAGGTAATTACAGGCATACCAGAGGAATTATCAGGGAGAGAGTTCCAATTGACCAAAGGCCTCCTGTAGTTGAAAAAAGACAAAGGATAGGAGATATTGAAGTAGACCTTATGATGGGGAAAAACCACAAATCAGCTCTTTTGGTACTGGTGGACAGGGCAACCTTGGTTACTACCATAGAGAAACTTGATGGTAAAAATGCAGATATCATTGAACAGAAAATAGCAAAGAGAATACAGAGAATTGGTGCTTCGTTCTTCAAATCAATCACTTTCGATAATGATATGGCATTCGCAAACCATTATAAAATCAGAGATAAATTCAATATCCCAACATTCTTTACAAGACCATACACTTCACAGGATAAAGGAACAGTGGAAAACAGAATCGGACTTATCAGGGCTTTCCTGCCAAAGGGTACTGACCTCAATCAAATCTCTCGGGAACAGATCCAAAATATAGAAACCAAAATCAATAACAGGCCAATAAGAAAGTTTAATTATCTTAGTCCTATCGAATGTCTAATGAAAAAATTAGGCGTTGCATTTATGACTTGAACATGGCTCTACCCTTTTTTAAATAGGGTAACTAATATAGTCAACAAATTCTTTTGGGTTGAGGACTTTTGTTACTCCAAACTCCTTGATTGTAAAATCATTACTGTTTCCTGTAACCAAAAAGTCGGCACCTGATGAAAGGGCT
This Cecembia calidifontis DNA region includes the following protein-coding sequences:
- a CDS encoding IS1595 family transposase codes for the protein MNILQFNERYPDEASCIHYLKEQREREGVICKNCNSKDHYWLNSLNMFQCKHCKFRTGLKNGTIMENSKLPLRTWLLAMTLVSATKKGFSCLELQRQMGHSRYETVFRLYHKLREAMGKRDNQYKLEDMVEYDEAFVSKATKSSEKTKLKKGRGSQKQATVAVMAESSILEDLITGEKDKSCRYFKMVKIDNLKAKTAEKLIKGLIDKKAVLQTDESTTYANLEDCIDVHVSELSSTKEGKFNLKWAHIAISNLKRDLQKYHMVSEKMLQNYLNEFCYKLNRRYFGKKLFDRLVIASICPYLYTSG
- a CDS encoding SusC/RagA family TonB-linked outer membrane protein, encoding MRKMIYKKLGLFVLFLTLAMQANGQGRIIRGTVTDDKGEPIPGTTVAVKGTSIGTVADMDGNYSINAPDAGVLVFSFIGFQTREITIGNQTTINVQLAQQVSDLGEVVVVGYGVQRKSDLTGSVSSVGEREIKQVAVASLDQALQGRAAGVQVTQASAAPGGGVSIRIRGGNSINASNEPLYVIDGIPFFPNNATVAPGTSGGGQPQNALANINPGDIESMEILKDASATAIYGSRGANGVVIITTKRGKAGATNVDFESYYGVQQVSRTIPLLNAEEFAIIANEARVGRGQSPIFSAEQIASFRNNSTDWQSEVFRDAPIQNHQVTVSGGDAKTRFAISGNYFNQEGVILNSGFSRGSVRVNLDKTINNKVTVGNSLTISRATNNQQVTDITRGGVVNAALVFSPTLPVFDADGNFTFDNSSIPGSQQVGNPVQDALETLNKTVTNRVLGNVFMEWKVIDNLLFRASGGVDFQTGRRDFYAPSTNNRGRNAFGSALVETKNVFSPVGTFTLNYDKKFDKNSYLILLAGYESQSQMVDFVGAQATNFPTDALGSDNLGLGQIVGTPFSGRSLWRLDSWFGRVNYTLFEKFLFTGTFRADGSSRFGAGNKWGYFPSAAVGYNMSNEPFVNNIKWLSTLKVTTSWGLTGNQEIGLYQSLSQLNTERNAFGNVIAIGLAPGRIPNPDLRWEKTNQVNVGLEVGLIEDRIFFEAAGYYKRTQDLLLPLDLPRSTGFATILTNIGSVENKGLELSVNSNNLTGKLKWVTNANITFNRNTVLALGPGETFRLAPGTGDGHLQIANSSILQVGAPVGSFFGMVTNGIIQSGEQVIPGSSSFGSVGPGDIRYVDVNGDGRIDNNDRTIIGNPQPKFFYGMNNNFTYKNFDLSIFINGTYGNDVWNVNSHELYRNDGATNNVRGVLNRWTPENPSNEWPSSRTRPFVLSDRHIENASFLRVRNVTLGYNLPVGNVTWLRSCRVYLQGQNILTFTNYSGFDPEVNSLGQNPIGIGIDRGTFPMARSFIMGVNFGL
- a CDS encoding IS30 family transposase, with product MNKFKHLSQEQRYQIEALFRNGTSQTKIAAIIGVNKSTVSRELQRNTGKRGRYSGEYKAAVAQNRTDERHRLKRKRIKFTESLKEEARKFLVVDKLSPELISVTWKKQGKEGVCHETLYNWIFTAKKSSHWRYRRDRELYKNLRHGKRKRKRGNYRHTRGIIRERVPIDQRPPVVEKRQRIGDIEVDLMMGKNHKSALLVLVDRATLVTTIEKLDGKNADIIEQKIAKRIQRIGASFFKSITFDNDMAFANHYKIRDKFNIPTFFTRPYTSQDKGTVENRIGLIRAFLPKGTDLNQISREQIQNIETKINNRPIRKFNYLSPIECLMKKLGVAFMT
- a CDS encoding RagB/SusD family nutrient uptake outer membrane protein; this encodes MKIRNIYLSGIVLAGMLFNSCEDPLQEQVFSFIAPENFYRTSTDAEAALVGVYAGFRLIHMYDRQYMIGDMGSDDTFTGEFRGNQDRIQIDEFTVDPNNGILRDRFENAYITINRANAVISRVPSIDMNPQLRDNIVNQARFLRAFLYFDLVQLFGAVPLKIEETLNVNNVASPRVDANRIYDEVIIPDLQAAENLPATQRLQGQVTNTSAKAMLARVYLTRAGNNPNSPFWALARDKALEVMNSGQHRLLSSYSDVFQLVNQNSAEHLFSIQFSAMQGVGSTFQEFFMPRGINSTTGNGNGVNEPTPDIVQAFEPNDLRFNTAFLLQLPLANGTVNNYSPTGNCQGIPSPCIPQPYIGKYLELTPPRGNLNYPIIRYSDVLLMYAEAANEAEGGPSSAAYAAINQVRNRAGLPDLAPGMSQAQFREAVRKERRVELAFEGIRRYDLVRWGTLLEVTRSHFQRFYPTLTGNVRDHHMLFPIPQREIDLNPGISLSDQNPGY
- a CDS encoding phosphoglycerate mutase family protein; the protein is MMNMIKILKRFNQPITALLLIVSFQFCSPKQEPKTIFLVRHAEKQLVGDDPQLSVAGTVRAKKLAQILADQKIQHIFSTDFIRTKATAQPLIEAQSGLSIEIYDVKKHDDLVKELRQRKGNALVIGHSNTIHHVANYFVQEGDKFPELEDIEYDFIFVVTLEKDGSSKVERRVYKDFN
- a CDS encoding DeoR/GlpR family DNA-binding transcription regulator; this encodes MTIAERHKYILNELNKNGFVSVAELSRDLDVTMVTIRKDLKILEDKGLLYRSHGSATPVSPYVNDRSVSEKKLVRVEEKTKIALFAKDLVDENDAIIIGSGTTVVAFAQAIPKNKKLTVLTAAMNVTLALIDAPEVEIVQLGGVVRKSSSSVVGHYAEEMLKQFACSKLFLSVDGISLDYGLTTSHIMEAHLNAQMIRTAQKTIVLADSSKFGKKGFGKICNLEDIDMIITDSGIPELYKERLEEMGIEVRIV